Proteins from a genomic interval of Aphelocoma coerulescens isolate FSJ_1873_10779 chromosome 24, UR_Acoe_1.0, whole genome shotgun sequence:
- the LOC138098208 gene encoding multiple epidermal growth factor-like domains protein 6, producing MLLAMVCPAGLLCPGGQADVPDATANACPQGHFCPQGDAAQPCPNGTYGEQRGLSSAAGCSPCPAGKFCYTDGMEPPGIPHPTGDCPAGYLCPPGTGFPFSFPCMPGSFWDNSSTEGEGVCKPSPAGHFCDSPALTEPKPCPAGFYCAEGSSKPEPCPEGTFGDRQGLSGPSGCSPCARGSYCAAPGQTRPSGPCEAGFYCQGRALTPWPTDGVTGAVCPAGSYCPPGSAFPIPCPPGTFSNISGLRSLQECLDCPPGLYCAGTNNQAPSGPCEPGYFCTGGAKSALQHVVVEGHYSLAGAFKPEPCPLGTFQPGRAQSLCRDCPEGTFCSEPGLAVPQDCPKGHFCLAGSSLPLPCPVGTYTDVERAGSCKPCPAGMFCSRAGLPEPEGHCQPGHYCSQGSSTSSPVGLPFGDLCPRGHYCPAGTGHPKEMPCPAGTWNGQRGAQDVTWCLPCAPGFFCNVSGQDAPVGLCAQGYYCTGRTTTATPEDGVTGDLCPRGHFCPAGSAAPSPCPSGEYSSATGQDKCFPCPAGFHCSKGLRRRCPPGFYCPQKTGIRFYPCPPGTYNPSYGLSRAERCQQCPAGMFCGEWGLSSPSGPCWPGFFCTAGASVPNPSGATNTSSGGPCPPGHFCPAGTSIPQRCPVGTYSDRLHNWQDSSCTECPPGHFCGSQGLKAPSGPCSPGYFCQPGASSPSPPGVWEKGGPCPVSHFCPEGSSSPLPCRAGTYNNLSRQAACFPCAAGYFCPENTTSYSSNPCPAGFYCPKGTKFATEFPCPRGYFNPDPMTQSLDSCLPCPPGHYCGKEGLTAPSGRCDPGWFCISAAWTSQPFDLDNYTNANCLCPATATGGKCTAGFYCPQGSPEPLPCPLGLFCNASGLPVPSGECAAGFYCAGEAAGPKPTDGVTGNICPVGSYCTAASAAPQPCPAGTFSSLPGRRALSECQPCPSGFYCEEPGLSAPTGECWEGFYCDSQQGPVTDVTLYPCPQGFYCPAGTSRSSQHSCPAGSFGPRQKLKSVQECQRCPAGKYCELPGLAAPTGDCAEGFWCKSGARVRNPRDGESGLPCPAGHYCPEGAPVPLQCPPGTWSGREGRRNVQECQPCPGGHFCNGSGQRAPSGQCSPGFYCASGAQTPTPTDGLSGAPCPVGHFCPRASRSPVPCPPGSHVPHSHGEQCQACPEGQYCVSGEEAAPCPQGYFCPQGTALPVACPAGSYNPSQSQTSCLLCPEGFFCPKNSSSFLENECPPGHYCPAGTASAAQFPCPKGTYNPQAGSSLRSHCSPCEPGHFCALPGQSQVTGPCLAGFYCTGGAPSPTPSDGLVGNRCPQGAYCPLGSASPLPCPPGQYSSSAGNTGIQDCLLCDAGYFCNGTGLVSPTGLCEAGFYCSGGSLSPKPPRPTGSGGPCPPGHYCEVGSSRAQPCPAGTYSPSWSRTRCLECPEGFYCTSASTNYTDCPQGHYCPRNTEFATQHPCPPGTYSEALNLWDASKCQLCPPGRVCSRPGLARPDGLCMPGWFCPPGSTSSKPVFPGNYSGKAAPAPGSVGLCQAGTFCPAGSSLPLPCPPGWFCASPELAAPSGPCEAGFYCTGGSTIPNPRDGAGGNICPQGHFCPAGSYSPSPCPPGSFLPHPGGHSAQDCQPCSPGWFCPQHGQSSPEGLCKEGWFCPAGSVSDQHSDYLCPVGHYCPPGSPEPVPCPPGEYQEQAGKGQCETCPAGMFCAPQEHPGDVQENIHGVAKALECPAGHYCPPGTRAANQYPCPEGTYSHQPGLANPRDCRPCPGGTFCARAAVSGSP from the exons ATGCTGCTGGCCATGGTGTGCCCAGCAGGGCTCCTGTGCCCGGGGGGACAGGCAGATGTCCCAGATGCCACTGCCAACGCCTGCCCACAGGGACACTTCTGTCCCCAGGGAGATGCT GCTCAGCCTTGCCCCAATGGCACCTATGGTGAGCAGAGAgggctgagcagtgctgctggaTGCTCACCCTGCCCTGCAGGGAAGTTCTGCTACACAGATGGGATGGAGCCTCCAGGAATTCCTCACCCT ACAGGGGATTGCCCAGCTGGCTATCTGTGCCCTCCAGGGACTGGattccccttctccttcccctgcatgCCAGGCAGCTTCTGGGATAACTCCAGCACGGAGGGAGAAGGTGTTTGCAAGCCCAGCCCAGCCGGGCACTTCTGTGACTCCCCTGCCCTGACGgagcccaagccctgcccagca GGTTTTTACTGCGCTGAAGGCAGCTCCAAGCCTGAGCCCTGCCCAGAGGGGACATTCGGTGACAGGCAGGGGTTGTCTGGACCTTCAGGGTGCAGCCCCTGTGCTCGGGGTTCCTACTGTGCTGCCCCAGGACAGACCAGGCCAAGTGGGCCTTGTGAGGCTGGATTTTACTGTCAGGGCAGGGCTCTGACCCCA TGGCCCACGGATGGTGTGACAGGAGCTGTGTGTCCTGCTGGCTCCTACTGCCCACCTGGCTCTGccttccccatcccctgccCTCCAGGGACTTTCAGCAACATCAGTGGGCTGAGGAGCCTCCAGGAGTGCTTGGATTGCCCACCTGG CTTGTATTGTGCTGGGACAAACAACCAAGCTCCCTCAGGACCTTGTGAACCTGGATACTTCTGCACAGGAGGGGCCAAAAGTGCTCTCCAGCACGTGGTGGTGGAGGGACATTATTCCTTAGCGGGAGCTTTCAAACCAGAGCCGTGTCCCCTTGGCACCTTCCAGCCT GGCCGTGCTCAGTCTCTCTGTAGGGACTGCCCTGAGGGTACTTTCTGCAGTGAGCCAGGCCTGGCTGTCCCCCAGGACTGCCCCAAAGGGCATTTCtgcctggctggcagctccttGCCTCTCCCATGTCCGGTG GGAACGTACACGGATGTGGAGAGGGCAGGTTCCTGCAagccctgccctgcagggatgttctgcagcagggctgggctgcctgAGCCAGAGGGACATTGCCAGCCGGGCCATTACTGCAGTCAGGGCTCCAGCACCTCCTCACCC GTAGGGCTTCCATTTGGAGATCTTTGCCCACGAGGACATTATTGCCCAGCTGGCACCGGGCACCCCAAGGAGATGCCGTGTCCTGCTGGCACCTGGAATGGCCAGAGAGGAGCCCAGGATGTCACCTGGTGCCTGCCTTGTGCCCCTGGGTTTTTCTGCAACGTGTCTGGCCAAGATGCTCCTGTGGGACTTTGTGCACAAG gCTATTACTGCACGGGAAGGACAACGACTGCAACGCCAGAGGATGGTGTCACCGGAGATCTCTGTCCTCGGGGACATTTCTGCCCTGCAGGCTCAGCAGCAccttccccctgccccagtGGGGAATACAGCAGTGCCACAG GTCAAGACAAATGCTTTCCTTGTCCTGCTGGGTTTCACTGCTCAAAAGGGCTCAGGCGCCGCTGCCCTCCTGGGTTCTACTGCCCTCAGAAAACTGGGATACGATTTTATCCTTGTCCTCCTGGGACTTACAACCCCTCCTATGGCCTGAGCCGTGCTGAGaggtgccagcagtgccctgcag GGATGTTCTGTGGAGAATGGGGATTATCCTCTCCCAGTGGTCCCTGCTGGCCAGGATTCTTCTGCACAGCAG GAGCAAGTGTCCCAAACCCCAGTGGAGCCACAAACACGAGCAGTGGTGGCCCCTGCCCACCTGGACACTTCTGCCCAGCTGGCACCAGTATCCCCCAGCGATGCCCTGTGGGCACTTACTCAGACAG GCTCCACAACTGGCAGGATTCCAGCTGCACTGAGTGTCCACCTGGCCACTTCTGTGGCTCCCAGGGCCTCAAAGCCCCCTCAGGACCCTGCTCACCTGGGTACTTCTGCCAGCCTGGGGCTTCCTCACCGTCACCGCCCG GTGTGTGGGAGAAAGGAGGCCCTTGCCCTGTGAGCCACTTCTGCCCAGAAGGGAGCAGCTCTCCCCTGCCCTGCCGTGCAGGGACTTACAACAACCTCTCCCGACAAGCTGCCTGCTTCCCCTGTGCTGCGGGCTACTTCTGCCCAGAAAACACCACCAGCTACAGCTCAAACCCCTGCCCAGCTGGATTTTACTGCCCCAAAG GCACCAAGTTTGCCACCGAGTTTCCCTGTCCCAGGGGTTACTTCAACCCCGACCCCATGACCCAGAGCTTGGacagctgcctgccctgcccacctgggcacTACTGCGGGAAGGAGGGGCTGACAGCTCCCTCAGGCAGGTGTGACCCAG gctggTTTTGCATCTCAGCAGCCTGGACCTCCCAGCCCTTTGACCTGGACAACTACACCAACGCCAACTGCCTgtgcccagccactgccactGGGGGGAAGTGCACAGCCGGCTTTTATTGTCCCCAGGGAAGCCCAGAGCCTCTTCCTTGCCCCCTGGGGCTCTTCTGCAATGCCTCAG GGCTGCCTGTCCCCAGCGGGGAATGTGCTGCTGGGTTTTACTGTGCAGGGGAAGCTGCTGGCCCTAAACCCACGGATGGTGTGACTGGGAACATTTGCCCTGTGGGCTCTTACTGCA CTGCAGCATCAGCAgcgccccagccctgcccagcggGCACCTTCTCCAGCCTGCCAGGGAGGAGAGCACTTTCTGAATGCCAGCCTTGCCCCTCTGGCTTCTACTGTGAGGAACCTGGCCTCAGTGCCCCAACTGGGGAGTGCTGGGAAG gttttTACTGTGACAGCCAGCAAGGACCAGTCACTGATGTCACCCTCTACCCCTGCCCACAAGGCTTCTACTGCCCAGCAGGGACCAGCAGGAGCTCTCAGCACAGCTGCCCTGCAGGGAGCTTCGGGCCGAGGCAAAAACTGAAATCTGTCCAGGAATGTCAAAGATGCCCAGCAGGAAAATACTGTGAACTCCCTGGCCTTGCTGCCCCAACAG GCGATTGTGCTGAGGGCTTTTGGTGTAAAAGCGGTGCCCGAGTGAGAAACCCCCGGGATGGAGAGTcagggctgccctgccctgctggtcACTACTGTCCTGAAG GTGCCCCAGTGCCACTGCAGTGCCCTCCTGGCACGTGGTCGGGCcgggagggcaggaggaacgtGCAGGAatgccagccctgtcctgggggacACTTCTGCAATGGCTCTGGGCAGAGGGCACCCTCGGGGCAGTGCAGCCCTGG gttctACTGTGCCAGCGGTGCCCAGACCCCGACTCCCACCGATGGCCTCTCAGGAGCTCCGTGTCCAGTCGGTCACTTCTGTCCCCGGGCCTCCAGGAGCCCAGTCCCGTGTCCCCCTGGCTCCCACGTGCCCCATTCCCATGGGGAGCAGTGCCAGGCTTGCCCGGAGGGTCAGTACTGTGTCTCTGGTGAGGAGGCAGCGCCGTGTCCCCAGG GGTACTTCTgtccccagggcacagctctTCCAGTTGCTTGCCCAGCAGGATCCTATAACCCTTCACAGAGCCAAACCAGCTGCCTGCTGTGTCCTGAAGG GTTCTTCTGCCCCAAGAATTCCTCTTCCTTTCTGGAGAATGAATGTCCCCCTGGCCACTACTGCCCTGCAGGCACTGCCTCTGCAGCTCAGTTCCCATGTCCTAAAGGGACTTACAACCCCCAAGCTGGCAGCAGCCTGAGGTCCCACTGCAGCCCCTGTGAGCCAG GGCACTTCTGTGCGCTCCCTGGGCAGTCTCAGGTGACAGGACCCTGCCTGGCCGGGTTCTACTGCACTGGAGGAGCTCCCAGTCCAACCCCCAGCGATGGCCTGGTGGGGAACAGGTGCCCCCAGGGAGCCTACTGCCCTCTGGGCTCTGCCTCCCCACTgccctgccctcctggccagtacagcagctcagctgggaacactgggatcCAGGACTGCCTCCTGTGTGATGCAG GATATTTCTGCAATGGCACTGGACTCGTgtctcccactggattgtgTGAGGCTGGGTTCTACTGCAGTGGAGGGAGCCTATCTCCCAAACCTCCCAGG CCAACAGGCAGTGGAGGTCCGTGCCCCCCTGGCCATTACTGTgaggtgggcagcagcagagcccagccgtgCCCTGCAGGGACCTACAGCCCGTCCTGGAGCAGGACACGGTGCCTGGAGTGCCCAGAGGGCTTTTACTGCACCTCTGCCTCCACCAACTACACGGATTGTCCTCAAG GTCACTACTGCCCCAGGAACACAGAATTTGCCACGCAGCATCCTTGCCCCCCTGGAACCTACAGCGAAGCCCTGAATCTCTGGGATGCTTCCAAGTGCCAGCTGTGTCCTCCTGGAAGGGtctgttccaggccaggcttgGCCAGGCCAGATGGACTCTGCATGCCTGGGTGGTTTTGTCCACCTGGATCCACATCAAGCAAGCCAGTGTTTCCTGGAAATTACTCTG GaaaggcagctccagctccagggtCTGTTGGGTTGTGCCAAGCAGGAACTTTCTGTCCTGCTGGGtcatcccttcctcttccttgcCCTCCAG GTTGGTTCTGtgccagcccagagctggcagctCCGTCGGGTCCCTGCGAGGCTGGGTTCTACTGCACGGGAGGCTccacaatcccaaaccccagggatggagcagggggaaacatctgtccccaaggccactTCTGTCCTGCAGGGAGTTATTCCCCATCTCCATGTCCCCCAG GCTCCTTCTTGCCTCATCCTGGTGGCCACTCAGCACAggactgccagccctgctccccggGCTGGTTCTGCCCCCAGCACGGCCAGAGCTCCCCGGAGGGTTTGTGTAAGGAGGGATGGTTTTGCCCTGCAGGCTCTGTGTCAGACCAGCACTCAG ATTATTTGTGTCCTGTGGGTCACTACTGCCCCCCTGGCAGCCCAGAGCCCGTGCCCTGTCCCCCTGGAGAATAccaggagcaggctgggaaAGGCCAGTGTGAAACATGCCCAGCAGGAAT GTTCTGTGCCCCACAAGAGCACCCAGGTGATGTCCAAGAGAACATCCACGGTGTGGCCAAAGCCCTGGAATGCCCAGCAGGACATTACTGCCCGCCAGGAACAAGGGCTGCCAACCAGTACCCGTGTCCAGAGGGCACCTACAGCCACCAGCCCGGCCTGGCAAaccccagggactgcaggcctTGTCCTGGGGGCACgttctgtgccagggcag CCGTTTCTGGGAGCCCTTGA